One segment of Chionomys nivalis chromosome 3, mChiNiv1.1, whole genome shotgun sequence DNA contains the following:
- the Psmg1 gene encoding proteasome assembly chaperone 1 isoform X1: protein MAATFFGEVVKAPCRAGTEEEEEEEEQSRRDTPEDREVRRQLARKREVRLLQRQTKTSLEVALLEKHPCSKFIIAVGSNATAFLSSFVMNSGVWKEVGCAELWNEWCRTTDTVHLSPTDAFCVFYQLKSDPSVFLCQCSCYIAEDQQFQWLEKVFGSRPRKNMQVTVLTCRHVTEYKTSESTCSLPSPFLRALKTQKFKDSACCPLLEQPNIVHDLPAAVLSYCQVWKIPAVLYLCYTDVMKLDLVTVEAFKPVLSSSGLKCLVKNIPESTEILKKLMTTNEIQSNIYT from the exons ATGGCGGCCACGTTCTTCGGTGAGGTGGTGAAGGCGCCGTGCCGAGCTGggactgaggaggaggaggaggaagaggagcagagcagGCGGGACACGCCGGAGGACCGGGAGGTCCGGCGGCAGCTGGCGCGGAAGAG GGAGGTGCGGCTTCTccaaagacagacaaaaacatCTCTGGAGGTTGCACTGCTAGAAAAGCATCCCTGCTCCAAGTTCATAATCGCAGTAGGAAGTAATGCAACAG CATTTTTGTCATCGTTTGTTATGAATTCAGGAGTGTGGAAAGAAGTTGGCTGTGCTGAGCTCTGGAACGAATGGTGCAGAACAACGGACACTGTCCATCTGTCCCCTACAGATGCTTTCTGTGTGTTCTATCAGCTGAAATCAGACCCCTCG GTTTTCCTTTGTCAGTGTAGTTGCTACATTGCTGAGGATCAACAGTTCCAGTGGCTGGAGAAG GTGTTTGGCTCTCGACCTAGGAAGAACATGCAGGTAACAGTTCTCACATGCCGACACGTCACAGAGTATAAAACCTCAGAGTCCACCTGcagccttccttctcctttcctgagAGCCCTAAAAACTCAGAAATTCAAAGATtctgcctgctgcccactgctggaACAGCCGAACATTGTGCATGATCTGCCTGCAGCAG TTCTGAGCTACTGCCAAGTGTGGAAAATCCCCGCAGTTCTGTATCTGTGCTACACTGATGTGATGAAGTTGGACCTTGTCACTGTGGAAGCTTTTAAGCCTGTACTTTCTTCCAGTGGCTTGAAGTGCTTGGTGAAG aacatTCCTGAAAGCACAGAAATACTGAAGAAATTGATGACAACAAATGAGATTCAGAGCAACATTTACACGTGA
- the Psmg1 gene encoding proteasome assembly chaperone 1 isoform X2, with protein sequence MNSGVWKEVGCAELWNEWCRTTDTVHLSPTDAFCVFYQLKSDPSVFLCQCSCYIAEDQQFQWLEKVFGSRPRKNMQVTVLTCRHVTEYKTSESTCSLPSPFLRALKTQKFKDSACCPLLEQPNIVHDLPAAVLSYCQVWKIPAVLYLCYTDVMKLDLVTVEAFKPVLSSSGLKCLVKNIPESTEILKKLMTTNEIQSNIYT encoded by the exons ATGAATTCAGGAGTGTGGAAAGAAGTTGGCTGTGCTGAGCTCTGGAACGAATGGTGCAGAACAACGGACACTGTCCATCTGTCCCCTACAGATGCTTTCTGTGTGTTCTATCAGCTGAAATCAGACCCCTCG GTTTTCCTTTGTCAGTGTAGTTGCTACATTGCTGAGGATCAACAGTTCCAGTGGCTGGAGAAG GTGTTTGGCTCTCGACCTAGGAAGAACATGCAGGTAACAGTTCTCACATGCCGACACGTCACAGAGTATAAAACCTCAGAGTCCACCTGcagccttccttctcctttcctgagAGCCCTAAAAACTCAGAAATTCAAAGATtctgcctgctgcccactgctggaACAGCCGAACATTGTGCATGATCTGCCTGCAGCAG TTCTGAGCTACTGCCAAGTGTGGAAAATCCCCGCAGTTCTGTATCTGTGCTACACTGATGTGATGAAGTTGGACCTTGTCACTGTGGAAGCTTTTAAGCCTGTACTTTCTTCCAGTGGCTTGAAGTGCTTGGTGAAG aacatTCCTGAAAGCACAGAAATACTGAAGAAATTGATGACAACAAATGAGATTCAGAGCAACATTTACACGTGA